In a single window of the Serratia quinivorans genome:
- the deoR gene encoding Deoxyribose operon repressor — protein METRREERLNRLVQALKRSDKIHLKEAAVLLGVSEMTIRRDLSAEPAAVVLLGGYVVADPRSNGVTHYFVSDQKAKQVTEKRRIGLLAAQLISENDTVFFDCGTTTPAIIDAIADDLVFTAVCHSLNTFLALQDKPNCKVILCGGEFKPNNYIFTAVGRHSELDHICPNIAFISAAGLSLQHGATCFNFDELEMKHRAITMSQQKILVADHSKFGKTKPACIGPLTQFDRVITDRQPDPEFAEFFSENAIAIRF, from the coding sequence ATGGAAACGCGGCGCGAAGAACGTCTCAATCGATTAGTCCAGGCGTTAAAGCGCTCTGACAAGATCCACTTAAAAGAAGCCGCCGTCCTGTTGGGCGTGTCAGAAATGACCATTCGCCGCGATCTCAGCGCAGAACCGGCGGCCGTGGTTCTGCTGGGCGGTTACGTGGTGGCCGATCCGCGCAGTAACGGCGTGACCCACTATTTTGTTTCCGACCAAAAAGCCAAGCAGGTCACGGAAAAACGCCGTATCGGCCTGCTCGCCGCGCAGCTTATCAGCGAAAACGACACCGTATTTTTCGACTGCGGCACCACTACGCCGGCGATCATCGACGCAATCGCTGACGACCTGGTCTTCACCGCGGTCTGCCACTCACTCAATACCTTCCTGGCGTTACAGGACAAACCGAACTGCAAGGTGATCCTGTGCGGCGGCGAATTCAAGCCGAACAACTATATATTCACCGCCGTCGGCCGCCACAGCGAGCTGGATCATATCTGCCCCAATATCGCCTTTATCTCCGCCGCCGGTTTGAGCCTGCAGCATGGCGCAACCTGCTTTAACTTTGATGAACTGGAGATGAAGCACCGGGCGATAACGATGTCACAACAAAAAATCCTGGTGGCCGACCACAGTAAATTCGGCAAAACCAAACCCGCCTGCATCGGGCCATTGACTCAATTCGACCGGGTGATCACCGATCGCCAGCCTGACCCCGAGTTTGCGGAGTTTTTCAGCGAAAACGCGATCGCCATTCGTTTTTAA